Proteins encoded by one window of Lepisosteus oculatus isolate fLepOcu1 chromosome 18, fLepOcu1.hap2, whole genome shotgun sequence:
- the gng3 gene encoding guanine nucleotide-binding protein G(I)/G(S)/G(O) subunit gamma-3, which produces MKGDTPLNSTMSIGQARKLVEQLKIEASMCRIKVSKAAADLMAYCDAHACEDPLITPVPTSENPFREKKFFCALL; this is translated from the exons ATGAAGGGAGACACCCCCCTCAACAGCACCATGAGTATCGGTCAGGCCCGCAAGCTGGTGGAGCAGCTGAAGATCGAGGCCAGCATGTGCCGGATCAAG GTCTCGAAGGCGGCGGCTGACCTCATGGCCTACTGCGACGCCCACGCCTGCGAGGACCCCCTGATCACCCCTGTGCCCACCTCCGAGAACCCCTTCCGGGAGAAGAAGTTCTTCTGCGCCCTGCTGTGA
- the bscl2 gene encoding seipin isoform X2 yields MGAGAAPALQWLQEWAAVSVLRARRTLLQAAVLLCVLVLLLWVAIFLYGSFYYSYMPTVSFATPVHYVYRTDCDSLDATLCSFPFANVSLLKNGREKVMIYGQPYRISLELELPESQSNQQLGMFLVQLSCYTRGGQVIASVSRSAMLHYRSSLLETLATLFFSPLLLSGMAEQKQLLEVELYSDYRENSYVPTVGALLEIQTRRIQIYSAQLRIHAHFTGIRYLLYNFPVTSAVIGVASNFAFLSVIVLFSYLQFIWGGLWPRDQIRVQVSMGDQVRLQQRREEVRRRMRAPSAQTQVTHAAGGADAGAGPSGLTGSEPARTKDELDAVREEALETIGSLSGHPDLQQHYSGETE; encoded by the exons ATGGGCGCGGGCGCGGCCCCGGCGCTGCAGTGGCTGCAGGAGTGGGCGGCGGTGTCCGTGCTGCGTGCGCGCCGCACGCTGCTCCAGGCCGCCGTCCTGCTGTGCgtgctggtgctgctgctcTGGGTGGCCATCTTCCTGTACGGCAGCTTCTACTACTCCTACATGCCCACCGTCAGCTTCGCCACGCCCGTCCACTACGTGTACAG GACAGACTGCGATTCTCTAGACGCGACTCTCTGCTCCTTCCCCTTCGCCAACGTCTCCCTGCTGAAGAACGGCCGAGAGAAG GTGATGATCTACGGGCAGCCCTACCGCATCTCCCTGGAGCTGGAGCTGCCCGAGTCCCAGAGCAACCAGCAGCTGGGCATGTTCCTGGTGCAGCTGTCCTGCTACACGCGGGGCGGCCAGGTCATCGCCTCCGTGTCCCGCTCC GCCATGCTGCACTACCGGTCAAGTCTACTGGAGACCCTGGCCACTCTATTCTTCTCACCCCTTCTGTTGTCCGGCATGGCGGAGCAGAAACAATTACTGGAAGTGGAGCTATACAGTGACTACAGGGAGAATTCG TACGTCCCGACTGTGGGCGCGCTGCTCGAGATCCAGACTCGCCGGATCCAGATCTACTCCGCACAGCTGCGGATCCACGCCCACTTCACCGGCATCCG GTACCTGCTGTATAATTTCCCAGTGACCTCAGCGGTGATCGGGGTGGCCAGTAACTTTGCCTTCCTCAGCGTCATCGTGCTCTTCAGCTACCTGCAGTTCATCTGGGGCGGGCTGTGGCCCCGGGACCAGATCAGGGTGCAG GTCTCGATGGGGGATCAAGTGAGACTCCagcagaggagagaggaggtccGGCGACGTATGAGAGCCCCCAGCGCACAGA CCCAGGTCACGCACGCAGCAGGCGGCGCGGACGCTGGGGCAGGACCCTCGGGGCTGACCGGCTCAGAGCCTGCGCGGACGAAAG ATGAGCTGGACGCAGTGAGGGAAGAGGCTCTGGAGACCATCGGTTCCCTGAGTGGACACCCTGACCTGCAGCAGCACTACTCAG GAGAGACAGAGTag
- the bscl2 gene encoding seipin isoform X1, with product MGAGAAPALQWLQEWAAVSVLRARRTLLQAAVLLCVLVLLLWVAIFLYGSFYYSYMPTVSFATPVHYVYRTDCDSLDATLCSFPFANVSLLKNGREKVMIYGQPYRISLELELPESQSNQQLGMFLVQLSCYTRGGQVIASVSRSAMLHYRSSLLETLATLFFSPLLLSGMAEQKQLLEVELYSDYRENSYVPTVGALLEIQTRRIQIYSAQLRIHAHFTGIRYLLYNFPVTSAVIGVASNFAFLSVIVLFSYLQFIWGGLWPRDQIRVQVSMGDQVRLQQRREEVRRRMRAPSAQTQVTHAAGGADAGAGPSGLTGSEPARTKDELDAVREEALETIGSLSGHPDLQQHYSELESSSEDPAVLLEVPETLDSSVSEEEPEEQGPPAPEITLRQRHGACNSS from the exons ATGGGCGCGGGCGCGGCCCCGGCGCTGCAGTGGCTGCAGGAGTGGGCGGCGGTGTCCGTGCTGCGTGCGCGCCGCACGCTGCTCCAGGCCGCCGTCCTGCTGTGCgtgctggtgctgctgctcTGGGTGGCCATCTTCCTGTACGGCAGCTTCTACTACTCCTACATGCCCACCGTCAGCTTCGCCACGCCCGTCCACTACGTGTACAG GACAGACTGCGATTCTCTAGACGCGACTCTCTGCTCCTTCCCCTTCGCCAACGTCTCCCTGCTGAAGAACGGCCGAGAGAAG GTGATGATCTACGGGCAGCCCTACCGCATCTCCCTGGAGCTGGAGCTGCCCGAGTCCCAGAGCAACCAGCAGCTGGGCATGTTCCTGGTGCAGCTGTCCTGCTACACGCGGGGCGGCCAGGTCATCGCCTCCGTGTCCCGCTCC GCCATGCTGCACTACCGGTCAAGTCTACTGGAGACCCTGGCCACTCTATTCTTCTCACCCCTTCTGTTGTCCGGCATGGCGGAGCAGAAACAATTACTGGAAGTGGAGCTATACAGTGACTACAGGGAGAATTCG TACGTCCCGACTGTGGGCGCGCTGCTCGAGATCCAGACTCGCCGGATCCAGATCTACTCCGCACAGCTGCGGATCCACGCCCACTTCACCGGCATCCG GTACCTGCTGTATAATTTCCCAGTGACCTCAGCGGTGATCGGGGTGGCCAGTAACTTTGCCTTCCTCAGCGTCATCGTGCTCTTCAGCTACCTGCAGTTCATCTGGGGCGGGCTGTGGCCCCGGGACCAGATCAGGGTGCAG GTCTCGATGGGGGATCAAGTGAGACTCCagcagaggagagaggaggtccGGCGACGTATGAGAGCCCCCAGCGCACAGA CCCAGGTCACGCACGCAGCAGGCGGCGCGGACGCTGGGGCAGGACCCTCGGGGCTGACCGGCTCAGAGCCTGCGCGGACGAAAG ATGAGCTGGACGCAGTGAGGGAAGAGGCTCTGGAGACCATCGGTTCCCTGAGTGGACACCCTGACCTGCAGCAGCACTACTCAG agctggaGTCATCCTCTGAGGATCCTGCAGTGCTGCTTGAGGTGCCGGAGACCCTGGACAGCAGTGTGTCGGAGGAGGAGCCCGAGGAGCAGGGACCCCCAGCACCTGAGATCACACTGCGCCAGCGACACGGGGCCTGCAATAGCTCCTga
- the LOC107075857 gene encoding inositol-trisphosphate 3-kinase B-like translates to MGRRGGLRGRGEGQRGRGEREGAGRDIDGARRGAEGAGREGEGEERGAEGTGRSGLGEEAVGERGTEKRWKGLGGGGERAWRQQRGRGRRVGGSEGDRLGALTRTLQHSSASSSSSFNCSSAESDEVFSEDEEGAAKRKVLRKCRSLKTFFTMMQWSLRRQNSWVQLAGHEGNFCPSGGGEVLKRFSVTEGACLQSLMSDVLRPFVPQYRGPTTRGGQTYLRLEDLLSGLDSPVIMDCKMGVRTYLEEELTKARLKPCPRRDMYQKMVKVDPAAPTADEHAQQAVTKPRYMQWRETISSTATLGFRIEGITMEAGKVLRDFKKTRTPEQIIEAILAFTRGQTPVLEAYLSRLNDLRSALPDSVFFHSHELIGSSLLFVHDLSGRANVWMIDFGKTTPAPPSLALQHDVPWTEGSREDGYLIGLAHLTSIVGWALERSRTGPGPGSSAESDQDFRTAPEPSPVPPRPADDGTGPRPRQGHT, encoded by the exons ATGGGGAGGAGAGGGGGACTGAGGGGGCGGGGCGAGGGGCAGAGGGGGCGGGGCGAGAGGGAg GGGGCGGGGAGAGACATAGATGGGGCGAGGCGAGGGGCAgagggggcagggagagagggagagggggaggagaggggggCAGAGGGGACAGGGAGATCAGGATTGGGGGAGGAGGCAGTTGGAGAGAGGGGGACGGAGAAGAGGTGGAAGGGGttaggaggagggggagagagggccTGGAGGCAGCAGAGAGGCCGGGGCAGGAGAGTGGGGGGGAGCGAGGGGGACAGGCTGGGAGCTCTGACCCGGACGCTGCAGCACTCGTccgcctcctcctcttcctccttcaACTGTTCCTCCGCGGAGAGCGACGAGGTCTTCAGTGAGGATGAGGAGGGGGCTGCCAAGAGGAAGGTGCTGCGCAAG TGTCGCTCCTTGAAGACCTTCTTCACCATGATGCAGTGGTCTCTGCGCAGGCAGAACTCCTGGGTGCAGCTGGCCGGCCACGAAG GTAACTTCTGTCCCAGCGGGGGGGGAGAGGTGTTGAAGCGCTTCAGCGTGACGGAGGGTGCCTGCCTGCAGAGCCTGATGTCTGACGTGCTGCGCCCCTTCGTCCCGCAGTACCGCGGCCCCACCACCAGGGGGGGCCAGACCTACCTGCGCCTGGAGGACCTGCTGAGCGGGCTGGACAGCCCCGTCATCATGGACTGCAAGATGGGCGTCAG GACCTATCTGGAGGAGGAGCTGACCAAGGCGCGCCTGAAGCCCTGCCCGCGGAGGGATATGTACCAGAAGATGGTGAAAGTAGACCCGGCAGCTCCCACGGCGGATGAGCACGCTCAGCAGGCCGTGACCAAGCCGCGCTACATGCAGTGGAGGGAGACGATCAGCTCCACGGCAACGCTGGGCTTCCGCATAGAGGGCATCACT atgGAGGCCGGGAAGGTCCTGAGGGATTTTAAGAAGACTCGAACCCCTGAGCAGATCATAGAGGCCATTCTCGCCTTCACCAGGGGCCAGACGCCTGTCCTG GAAGCCTACCTCTCCAGGCTGAACGATCTCCGCTCTGCTCTCCCAGACTCGGTCTTCTTCCACTCCCAcgag cTGATCGGCAGCTCCCTCCTGTTTGTCCACGACCTCTCCGGCCGGGCCAACGTGTGGATGATTGACTTTGGGAAGACCACGCCCGCCCCGCCCAGCCTGGCGCTGCAGCACGACGTGCCCTGGACGGAGGGCAGCCGCGAGGACGGGTACCTCATCGGCCTGGCCCACCTCACCTCCATCGTGGGCTGGGCCCTGGAGCGATCACGAACCGGCCCCGGCCCGGGCAGCAGTGCCGAATCGGACCAGGATTTCAGGACTGCCCCAGAGCCGAGTCCGGTTCCGCCCAGGCCTGCTGACGACGGTACTGGACCCAGACCCAGACAAGGGCACACCTGA